A window of Pomacea canaliculata isolate SZHN2017 linkage group LG3, ASM307304v1, whole genome shotgun sequence contains these coding sequences:
- the LOC112558660 gene encoding uncharacterized protein LOC112558660, with protein sequence MSIRYIADADWEVVEKSTQLDSLGEDAKKMAYWQMFTQGLLSKSAVQRLLVWADAARNQEGWSVDQKGKRDEVAKKIEKQKYPGSVEEAERRRSKYTRRLTSAVAYIFHACDAVLTTTALVVEFVPSMAALRKGLFIYNACYVGIFCMVVMGEIFVFRRKFFSDLWHVSGLVCMCLGLFDALILSTVDNMQQSDHAHSRSSLTGAEMEFLRVFVIITRYFRLYKVLEITPAALSLLLRLLDYRMGRRVIWGYDLARGYVMGEGEVMRQLGEVADGDSSLAADIRRHCTQSRLRVIRSMGLLQMRHPGVAGRVKTRYAACIVLNSKRDVIKEMGEEGLLEDTDIKLLLKNVELKMKKLANSAPRVPEVGLSDIVSNLPWVCGDSSLHDFIIQHGQVLTLDADQVLVEEGCPPGDIYVIISGVAKVEVGSRLQPEAGGEQDEAADYMTTGNVIGEYSLVTRSPMAHSVRAFTQLKVLFLNADTMRTAMSLTSEVEDNRRERNDENEELPSLEYRLWRAVATRIAYKVLLDEPAFMRVHKHGLRMRLADAYLVDGEERTEVIRDSTMSDLILVHGRAMDNLTREVYDGPCYLPFNVISLSLVSDSNARAILFIVPAGGDSPAPRHVLRSPASASGSLAFNNTHKKKMHEEPAPPLDRRHSVCAPSGPARGTSSSNVLLPRRTRRSLHSKRNSSPAVLDEHFVGGWDSLGAAALASSPASPLSHRANHEPHATHVSEYSSFALRFPRTLWGSIGEEHSRHRLYLPRPSLTSLSIDSVEEEDGDSSSRQGDASSAYYSPALSPASLSPVLGSGTWNFFADNKGRVISGKGKKTTTTTRRTTMMIMMMMIAMREIATTTKCWHGN encoded by the exons ATGTCTATCAGATATATAGCTGATGCTGACTGGGAAGTGGTTGAAAAGTCTACTCAGCTCGACAGTCTCGGTGAAGATGCAAAAAAG ATGGCCTACTGGCAGATGTTCACCCAAGGTCTTCTCTCCAAGTCTGCAGTCCAACGGCTTCTCGTCTGGGCGGATGCGGCGCGGAATCAGGAGGGCTGGTCAGTAGATCAAAAGGGAAAA CGCGACGAGGTCGCCAAGAAGATCGAGAAACAAAAGTACCCCGGTTCGGTGGAGGAAGCGGAAAGGAGGAGGTCAAAGTACACGCGGCGACTGACCTCAGCTGTGGCCTACATCTTCCACGCCTGTGACGCGGTGCTGACGACGACAGCGCTGGTGGTGGAGTTCGTGCCATCCATGGCGGCCCTCAGGAAGGGCTTGTTCATCTACAACGCCTGCTACGTCGGCATTTTCTGCATGGTCGTCATGGGAGAG ATATTCGTCTTCCGCCGGAAGTTCTTTAGCGACCTTTGGCACGTTTCCGGCctggtgtgcatgtgtctggGGCTCTTCGACGCTCTTATCCTCAGCACCGTGGACAACATGCAGCAGTCTGACCATGCGCACAGCCGTTCCTCGCTCACCGGAGCTGAGATGGAGTTTCTGCGCGTCTTCGTCATCATCACACGCTACTTCCGGTTGTACAAGGTTCTGGAGATCACACCT GCAGCCTTGTCTCTGCTGCTGCGGCTCTTGGACTACCGGATGGGGCGGCGCGTGATCTGGGGTTACGACCTTGCGCGTGGCTACGTCatgggggagggagaggtgaTGCGGCAGCTGGGGGAGGTGGCGGATGGCGACAGCAGCCTGGCGGCGGACATCAGGCGGCACTGCACACAGTCGCGACTCCGCGTCATCCGCAGCATGG GATTACTTCAAATGCGACATCCGGGTGTGGCTGGGCGGGTCAAGACACGTTATGCCGCATGCATTGTCCTCAACAGcaagcgtgacgtcatcaaagaGATGGGGGAAGAGGGTCTTTTGGAGGACACTGACATCAAGCTTCTGCTCAAG AATGTCGAGCTAAAGATGAAAAAATTAGCCAACAGCGCACCTCGAGTTCCGGAAGTAGGTCTTTCTGACATCGTGAGTAACCTCCCTTGGGTTTGCGGCGATTCCAGCCTACATGACTTTATTATA CAACACGGACAGGTACTGACGCTAGACGCTGACCAGGTGTTAGTGGAGGAAGGCTGTCCGCCAGGTGACATCTATGTCATTATTTCCGGTGTTGCTAAG GTAGAAGTAGGAAGCAGACTTCAGCCGGAGGCGGGTGGAGAACAGGATGAGGCTGCAGACTACATGACCACCGGGAACGTGATTGGTGAATACAGTCTCGTGACCCGGAGCCCGATGGCTCACAGTGTGCGGGCGTTCACGCAGCTCAAG GTGCTGTTCCTCAATGCCGACACCATGCGAACCGCCATGAGTCTGACGTCAGAAGTAGAAGACAACCGAAGAGAAAGAAACGACGAGAACGAAGAGTTGCCGTCCTTGGAATACAGGCTGTGGCGCGCGGTCGCCACGCGCATTGCATATAAAGTCCTCCTGGATGAACCCGCCTTTATG AGAGTACACAAACACGGACTGCGCATGCGGCTGGCTGACGCATATCTTGTCGATGGAGAGGAGAGAACGGAAGTGATTCGAGATTCAACGATGAGTGACCTCATACTTGTACATG GGCGTGCGATGGACAACTTGACGCGGGAAGTGTACGACGGCCCCTGCTATCTTCCCTTCAAtgtcatctctctgtctctcgtg AGCGACAGCAACGCTCGTGCCATTCTGTTCATCGTACCTGCTGGCGGGGATTCCCCAGCTCCCCGCCACGTCTTGCGATCTCCCGCTTCCGCATCGGGATCCCTGGCTTTCAACAACACTCACAAGAAAAAGATGCACGAAGAACCG GCTCCGCCCTTAGACCGACGTCACAGCGTGTGTGCACCCTCGGGGCCAGCCAGAGGAACTTCATCGTCTAACGTCCTTCTTCCGCGCCGGACACGTCGCAG TTTACACTCCAAGCGGAACTCCTCGCCGGCCGTGCTTGACGAGCACTTTGTGGGAGGCTGGGATTCGCTGGGCGCTGCAGCACTGGCCTCGTCACCAGCATCCCCCCTGAGCCATCGCGCCAACCACGAGCCGCATGCCACACACGTGTCGGAGTACTCCTCTTTCGCCCTCAGATTCCCCCGGACCTTGTGGGGCAGCATCGGGGAGGAACATTCCAGACATAG GTTATACCTGCCTCGGCCTTCTCTCACTTCTCTTTCCATTGACTCTGTGGAAGAAGAAGATGGGGACTCCTCCAGTCGCCAAGGAGACGCAAGTAGTGCGTACTACTCCCCAGCACTGAGTCCTGCCTCCTTAAGTCCTGTCCTCGGATCGGGCACCTGGAACTTTTTCGCAGACAATAAGGGTAGGGTTATTTCCGGCAAAGGGaaaaagacgacgacgacgacgaggaggacgaccatgatgataatgatgatgatgatagcgaTGCGAGAGATAGCGACGACAACAAAGTGTTGGCATGGAAACTAG
- the LOC112560089 gene encoding cytochrome P450 2C23-like, whose amino-acid sequence MTTLPAGPKGLPVIGASYKWKGPETNLAWAREFGPLYSVRMGPNLMVYLNSIELVEEYMERKGDAFLGRPEGPAAIANGLLFGQGERWKENRAAMTCAMKTGPSHATYEDIIGTEADRVLQQMKSACAEPLHLDDFFLPALTSRLATLLLGEALDCDSEVMNILVEQMRNLEEVDLTSKSTQMFLKVRHFRRPLEAISGRTIPDMFKMSEAMQAIIRQWISTRREALRKADGKPDSNALLDHILVSEEYSSRPENDDKELVQSLMDLFFGGVTSSLSAIEFFCLYLIHFPEVQNKVKDELRRARSSNVTISWANQQHFPYTRATLTEVLRLGSVTPSSLPHVATEDAIIEDKYEVPKGAFVLASIFSLHRDPRFYKDPELFDPQRHLDDNGKFVKPKSYRPFGVGKRSCIGGHLAEIELFLFITRLLSQFRIRAIDPASPPPFECHMRIIRRIKPFTCVLEPDDTP is encoded by the exons ATGACCACTCTTCCAGCTGGCCCTAAAGGGTTGCCGGTAATCGGCGCCAGCTACAAGTGGAAGGGCCCAGAGACGAACCTAGCATGGGCTCGGGAGTTTGGCCCGCTTTACAGTGTACGCATGGGCCCTAACCTGATGGTGTACCTCAACTCCATTGAGCTCGTGGAGGAGTACATGGAAAGGAAAGGGGACGCCTTCCTTGGCCGACCCGAAGGTCCTGCTGCAATCGCCAACG GTCTACTGTTCGGGCAAGGGGAGAGATGGAAGGAGAACCGGGCCGCCATGACATGCGCCATGAAAACCGGGCCTTCACACGCCACCTACGAAGACATCATCGGCACAGAGGCAGATCGTGTACTGCAGCAGATGAAGAGCGCATGCGCTGAGCCGTTACACTTGGACGACTTTTTTCTCCCTGCTCTTACCAGTCGCCTTGCCACGTTGCTGCTGGGCGAGGCCCTGGACTGCGACAGTGAAGTCATGAACATCTTGGTGGAGCAGATGAGGAACCTGGAGGAGGTGGACCTCACCTCCAAATCGACGCAAATGTTTTTGAAG GTGCGTCATTTCCGTCGACCGTTAGAAGCCATAAGCGGACGCACGATACCCGACATGTTTAAGATGTCAGAAGCGATGCAGGCCATCATAAGACAATGGATTTCCACGCGCAGAGAGGCTCTCCGCAAGGCAGATGGAAAGCCTGACAGCAATGCCCTTCTTGACCACATTCTAGTCTCCGAAGAGTATTCCTCTAGGCCTGAGAATGATG ACAAAGAGCTCGTACAGTCCTTGATGGACCTGTTTTTCGGTGGCGTGACTAGCTCCCTGTCGGCCATCGAGTTCTTCTGTTTGTACCTCATTCATTTCCCGGAAGTGCAGAACAAGGTGAAGGACGAGCTTAGGCGGGCTCGCTCCAGTAATGTGACGATCTCTTGGGCCAATCAGCAGCACTTCCCATACACCCGAGCCACCCTGACAGAGGTGCTGCGCCTCGGGTCTGTGACCCCGTCATCACTTCCTCACGTGGCCACCGAGGACGCCATCATAGAAGACAAGTACGAGGTCCCAAAAGGAGCCTTTGTGCTAGCGAGCATCTTCAGCCTCCACCGAGACCCGCGCTTCTACAAAGACCCAGAACTGTTTGACCCACAGCGCCATCTAGACGACAACGGCAAATTCGTGAAACCTAAGAGTTATCGACCATTTGGCGTCG GCAAACGGAGCTGTATTGGAGGTCATCTGGCGGAAATCGAACTTTTCCTCTTCATCACAAGACTGCTGAGTCAGTTCCGCATCCGGGCCATTGATCCAGCGTCACCTCCGCCCTTTGAGTGTCACATGCGCATTATTCGACGCATCAAGCCGTTCACATGCGTGCTAGAACCCGATGACACGCCCTAG